A genomic stretch from Sulfurimonas sediminis includes:
- a CDS encoding 50S ribosomal protein L11 methyltransferase yields MKVSSHHELFADFLADTLPIGFEETDNGFIIRSEEELDTIMWGLEQFAEALQKALGKSVEVECTQKKLQNNDWVESYKNSIEPLVIDKFYIHPTWSDNHPNLINIVIDPALAFGTGHHPTTASSLRAISQYVKKDDRVLDVGCGSGILGIAAMKLGAVVDACDTDPVSVENSIKNAKLNNLEFHSIWEGSASNLDEKYTIVVANIVADVLTFIANDLKKVMAEDGVLILSGILDKYEEKVLNAYKDCKITQRIAQDEWVTLVLKREK; encoded by the coding sequence GTGAAAGTCTCTTCACATCATGAACTCTTTGCCGATTTTTTGGCAGATACTTTGCCGATCGGGTTTGAAGAGACAGACAACGGGTTCATTATAAGAAGTGAAGAAGAACTTGACACTATAATGTGGGGGCTTGAGCAGTTTGCGGAAGCTTTACAAAAAGCACTCGGCAAATCTGTGGAAGTAGAGTGTACACAAAAAAAACTCCAAAACAATGACTGGGTAGAATCTTACAAAAACAGTATAGAACCCCTTGTTATAGATAAATTTTACATCCATCCTACATGGAGTGACAATCATCCAAACCTGATAAATATCGTAATAGATCCGGCACTTGCTTTTGGTACAGGGCATCATCCGACAACTGCTTCTTCTTTGCGCGCAATTTCTCAATATGTGAAAAAAGATGACAGAGTTTTAGATGTTGGTTGCGGCAGTGGTATACTGGGTATTGCAGCTATGAAGCTCGGAGCTGTCGTGGATGCTTGTGACACGGACCCTGTATCTGTTGAAAATTCTATAAAAAATGCAAAATTGAATAATTTGGAGTTTCACTCTATCTGGGAAGGTTCTGCTTCAAATTTGGATGAAAAGTACACTATAGTTGTAGCAAACATAGTTGCAGATGTGTTGACATTTATCGCAAATGATTTAAAAAAAGTAATGGCAGAAGACGGAGTCTTAATTTTATCTGGTATACTGGATAAGTATGAAGAAAAAGTGCTTAATGCTTACAAAGACTGTAAAATAACACAAAGAATAGCCCAGGACGAATGGGTTACATTAGTTTTAAAAAGAGAGAAATAA
- a CDS encoding phosphatidylserine decarboxylase — MKNNLFIVSKNGYKYILYALLAALIFGLLDLEFFSFSAFVLALFFMYSFRNPERENTFLDDKAVISPVDGIVKSIDTLESGEYAYRVVIESDYRNVGILRIPLSGHLESVKTVRGARTSKKSKLFYGLNERAELLFVDTHNNKIKVLHRLKQSFAPIAVEIPTKETLYKGTRYGFATNSVTELYLPKNFRLDTKPNNEVQAVHSLIGYFT, encoded by the coding sequence ATGAAAAATAATCTTTTTATTGTAAGCAAAAACGGGTATAAATATATTCTTTATGCCTTGCTTGCCGCCCTGATATTTGGGCTTTTGGATTTAGAGTTTTTTTCCTTTTCTGCTTTTGTTCTTGCACTGTTTTTTATGTACAGTTTTAGAAACCCCGAAAGAGAGAATACTTTTTTGGATGACAAAGCCGTAATCTCTCCTGTTGACGGTATTGTAAAATCTATAGATACACTTGAAAGCGGTGAGTATGCCTATAGAGTAGTTATAGAATCAGATTACAGAAATGTCGGCATATTACGGATCCCCTTAAGCGGACATCTTGAGAGTGTCAAAACAGTCAGAGGTGCAAGAACATCAAAAAAATCAAAGCTCTTTTATGGTTTAAATGAACGTGCAGAACTTTTATTTGTTGATACCCATAACAATAAAATCAAAGTTCTCCATAGACTCAAGCAGAGTTTTGCGCCGATTGCTGTAGAAATCCCCACCAAAGAAACCTTATACAAAGGGACAAGATACGGGTTTGCAACGAACAGCGTTACCGAACTCTATCTTCCAAAGAATTTCAGACTGGACACTAAACCAAACAATGAAGTCCAGGCAGTGCACTCTCTAATCGGTTATTTTACTTAG
- the ftsH gene encoding ATP-dependent zinc metalloprotease FtsH, with translation MADNENKNNNNNNFFNQNPLITFAIFSVVVILLFKVMVGEGAGNSSVMGTSTTRIKPVDYSELKALVKSKAVKKVEIGQTYIRAISTDGSKIYTTRVVKGDNELIKLLDKEKIDYTGFSETNWFTEMFGWLFPFLIIIAIWMFFAGRMQKSMGGGLLGMGNSKKLINSEKPDTKFDDVAGVEEAKEEVQEIVDFLKYPGRYVEIGAKIPKGVLLVGSPGTGKTLLAKAVAGEAEVPFFSVSGSSFIEMFVGVGAARVRDLFEQAKKDAPSIIFIDEIDAIGKSRAAGGVMGGNDEREQTLNQLLAEMDGFGTDTPVIILAATNRPEILDQALLRPGRFDRQVLVDKPDFEGRVKILKVHVKNVKIDKDVDLEELARLTAGLAGADLANIVNEAALLAGRKSQKTVKQKDMYEAVERALAGLAKKSRRINPKEKKIVAYHESGHALMAETTDGAKKVSKVSIVPRGLAALGYTLNKPEENKYMMQMHELWAEVDTLLGGRAAEEVFIGEISTGAGNDLERATDIIKSMVQTYGMSDIAGLMVLEKSRQSFLGGPQQATREYSERMAEEMDEYIKKSLDEHYKAVVNRLKEYSGAIEAMVALLYKKENITGDEVREIIINFEKENGIESKVVENSESIEEELKADATMTDTENSDGKSDEK, from the coding sequence ATGGCAGATAACGAAAACAAGAACAACAATAATAATAACTTTTTTAATCAAAATCCACTGATCACATTTGCAATATTTTCAGTTGTAGTGATTTTGTTGTTTAAAGTAATGGTTGGCGAAGGTGCCGGCAACAGTTCTGTGATGGGAACATCAACAACAAGAATTAAGCCGGTTGACTATTCAGAGCTCAAAGCGCTTGTGAAATCCAAAGCAGTAAAAAAAGTTGAGATAGGCCAAACATACATAAGAGCGATATCAACAGACGGTTCAAAAATCTACACAACAAGAGTTGTCAAAGGGGATAATGAACTCATAAAGCTTTTGGACAAAGAAAAAATAGACTACACAGGATTCAGTGAAACAAACTGGTTTACCGAGATGTTTGGCTGGCTGTTCCCGTTTTTGATTATCATTGCCATCTGGATGTTTTTTGCCGGCCGTATGCAAAAGAGTATGGGCGGAGGACTGCTTGGAATGGGAAATTCCAAAAAGTTGATCAATTCGGAAAAACCGGACACAAAGTTTGATGATGTGGCCGGTGTGGAAGAGGCAAAAGAAGAGGTGCAGGAGATTGTAGACTTCTTGAAATATCCCGGTCGTTATGTGGAAATCGGTGCAAAAATTCCCAAAGGTGTTTTGTTGGTAGGTAGTCCAGGAACCGGTAAAACGCTGCTTGCCAAAGCTGTTGCCGGAGAAGCGGAAGTACCGTTTTTCTCAGTAAGCGGTTCAAGCTTTATAGAGATGTTTGTCGGTGTGGGTGCAGCCCGTGTTCGTGATTTGTTTGAACAGGCAAAAAAAGATGCACCGAGTATTATATTTATAGATGAGATTGATGCTATCGGTAAAAGTCGTGCAGCCGGTGGGGTTATGGGTGGTAATGATGAGCGTGAGCAGACACTCAATCAGCTTTTGGCAGAGATGGACGGTTTTGGAACAGATACACCTGTCATAATTTTGGCAGCGACAAACAGACCTGAAATTCTAGATCAGGCACTGTTGCGTCCCGGGCGTTTTGACAGACAAGTGCTTGTGGACAAACCAGACTTTGAAGGTCGTGTCAAGATTCTAAAAGTACATGTAAAGAATGTCAAAATAGACAAAGATGTGGATTTGGAAGAGTTGGCACGTTTGACAGCAGGACTGGCCGGTGCGGATTTGGCAAACATAGTCAATGAAGCAGCACTGCTTGCGGGAAGAAAAAGCCAAAAAACAGTGAAACAGAAGGATATGTATGAAGCCGTTGAGCGTGCCCTGGCCGGACTTGCTAAAAAATCCCGCCGTATCAATCCGAAAGAGAAGAAAATTGTTGCTTACCATGAAAGTGGACATGCTTTAATGGCAGAGACAACAGATGGAGCAAAAAAAGTTTCCAAAGTTTCTATAGTGCCTCGTGGTTTGGCAGCACTTGGTTATACACTGAACAAGCCTGAAGAAAACAAATATATGATGCAGATGCATGAACTGTGGGCAGAAGTAGATACCTTACTTGGCGGGCGTGCTGCAGAAGAAGTATTTATCGGTGAAATTTCCACAGGTGCCGGAAATGATTTGGAACGTGCCACAGACATTATAAAATCAATGGTTCAGACATACGGAATGAGCGATATTGCAGGACTCATGGTGCTTGAAAAATCCCGTCAGTCATTTTTGGGCGGTCCGCAGCAGGCGACACGTGAGTACAGTGAAAGAATGGCAGAGGAGATGGATGAATACATCAAAAAGTCATTGGATGAGCACTACAAAGCTGTTGTAAACCGCTTAAAAGAGTACAGTGGGGCGATTGAAGCAATGGTTGCTCTGCTTTATAAAAAAGAGAATATTACAGGGGACGAAGTCAGAGAAATTATTATAAATTTTGAAAAAGAAAATGGCATAGAGTCTAAAGTTGTAGAAAACAGCGAGAGCATTGAAGAAGAACTAAAAGCAGATGCCACTATGACAGACACTGAAAACAGTGACGGAAAAAGTGATGAAAAATAA
- a CDS encoding chemotaxis response regulator CheY, which translates to MKLLVVDDSSTMRRIIKNTLARLGYKDVLEGADGVEGWAQMDANPDIDMLITDWNMPEMNGLELVKKVRADERFKDTPIIMVTTEGGKAEVITALKAGVNNYIVKPFTPQVLKEKLAAVMGVSE; encoded by the coding sequence TTGAAATTACTTGTTGTTGATGATAGTTCTACAATGCGCCGTATTATAAAAAATACATTGGCTCGACTTGGTTATAAAGATGTACTTGAAGGTGCAGACGGTGTTGAGGGTTGGGCGCAAATGGACGCAAATCCTGATATTGATATGCTAATCACAGACTGGAATATGCCTGAGATGAACGGGCTTGAGCTTGTCAAAAAAGTTCGTGCGGATGAGCGCTTTAAAGACACACCTATCATTATGGTTACGACTGAAGGTGGAAAAGCAGAGGTTATTACAGCACTTAAAGCCGGAGTAAACAACTATATCGTAAAACCATTTACGCCTCAGGTTTTAAAAGAAAAACTTGCTGCAGTGATGGGTGTATCTGAGTAA
- a CDS encoding PDC sensor domain-containing protein, which yields MVPIDIQHFAEGRTKARAYFCYLFSKNIPNRLPSLSEDMIMPRLLKIKADLENCEGVYLLDHKGVQVSPTFTKDDQIDDDIGKIRADRAYYYRAVREGRCTITDPYPSLITGDLTVTASAPIYDENGSLKYVACIDMPLEEVLKISHLNKMDTFFGEFFKWTYAAFAFALVAISLLLFVKGIESFFEYGISIGHFQIKDVFEATILLTLSLAIFDLSKTLIEEEILGRYKEHDISGPHKTMVRFLGSIIIALSIEALMLVFKFAITDPNKLIYSMYIIAGVGILIVSLAVYIKFTKLKIDD from the coding sequence ATGGTTCCTATAGATATTCAACACTTTGCCGAAGGTAGAACAAAAGCCAGAGCATATTTTTGTTACCTTTTTTCAAAGAATATTCCCAATAGACTTCCTTCTTTAAGTGAAGATATGATTATGCCGAGACTGCTGAAAATAAAAGCAGATCTTGAAAACTGTGAGGGAGTCTATCTCCTTGACCACAAGGGCGTGCAGGTAAGTCCGACTTTTACAAAAGATGATCAGATAGATGACGATATAGGAAAGATTCGTGCGGACCGTGCATACTACTATCGTGCAGTCAGAGAAGGCAGATGTACGATTACAGACCCCTATCCGTCTTTGATTACAGGTGACTTGACTGTAACAGCATCGGCACCTATATATGATGAAAACGGTTCACTTAAGTATGTTGCATGTATTGATATGCCGCTTGAAGAGGTCTTGAAAATTTCACATCTCAATAAAATGGACACTTTTTTTGGAGAATTTTTCAAGTGGACCTATGCTGCTTTTGCATTTGCTTTGGTGGCAATTTCACTTTTACTGTTTGTAAAAGGCATAGAGAGCTTTTTTGAGTATGGAATTTCCATAGGGCATTTTCAGATTAAAGATGTCTTTGAAGCAACCATTTTACTCACACTCTCGTTGGCGATTTTTGACCTCTCCAAAACCCTCATTGAAGAGGAGATATTAGGACGCTACAAAGAACATGACATATCCGGACCGCACAAAACAATGGTTCGCTTTTTGGGTTCTATCATTATCGCACTCTCTATTGAAGCATTGATGCTTGTGTTCAAGTTTGCAATTACGGATCCAAACAAGCTGATCTATTCCATGTATATTATTGCGGGTGTAGGTATACTGATAGTCTCTTTGGCAGTTTATATTAAATTTACAAAATTAAAGATAGATGACTAA
- the hisA gene encoding 1-(5-phosphoribosyl)-5-[(5-phosphoribosylamino)methylideneamino]imidazole-4-carboxamide isomerase has product MTLYPAIDLKDGKAVRLTKGLMESAKIYSNEPYELVKKFEEMGAEWVHLVDLNGAFAGEPKNLEQIIKIRENSNVKLELGGGIRDEGTIQKMLDIGIDRIILGSIAVKDPQFVKDMAAKYPIAVGIDAIDGYVAVEGWGEVSTMLATDLAKEFANAGVEAIICTDVGKDGTLSGVNVDFTLDIARASGISTIASGGVKDEEDIKALIATGEVDGVIIGKAYYEGRLDLAKMFKLVN; this is encoded by the coding sequence ATGACATTATATCCTGCAATAGATTTAAAAGACGGCAAAGCAGTCCGTTTGACAAAAGGTTTGATGGAGAGTGCGAAAATCTACTCAAACGAGCCTTATGAATTAGTGAAAAAATTTGAAGAAATGGGTGCCGAGTGGGTGCATCTTGTTGATTTAAACGGTGCATTTGCGGGAGAGCCTAAAAATCTTGAACAAATCATTAAAATTCGTGAAAACTCCAATGTGAAACTTGAACTTGGCGGTGGTATTCGTGATGAAGGAACGATTCAAAAGATGTTGGATATCGGAATCGACAGGATTATTTTAGGTTCTATTGCGGTAAAAGATCCTCAGTTTGTCAAAGATATGGCTGCGAAATATCCTATTGCTGTGGGTATTGATGCGATTGACGGCTATGTGGCAGTTGAGGGCTGGGGTGAAGTGAGCACGATGCTGGCAACTGACCTGGCAAAAGAGTTTGCCAATGCCGGTGTAGAGGCGATAATATGCACAGATGTCGGCAAAGACGGTACACTCAGCGGTGTCAATGTGGATTTTACACTTGATATTGCCAGAGCAAGTGGAATAAGTACGATTGCAAGCGGCGGTGTAAAAGATGAAGAGGACATAAAAGCTTTGATAGCCACGGGTGAAGTAGATGGTGTTATCATTGGAAAAGCTTATTATGAGGGCAGGTTAGATTTAGCCAAAATGTTTAAATTGGTAAATTAA
- the waaC gene encoding lipopolysaccharide heptosyltransferase I gives MKKDIKSIAIVRLSALGDIINSAVVLQFIKKEYPDAKIEWISEEIFSEILRDNKHLHTVHTVNLKKLKKTKSFSLLKKTFSALSMLPDYDVVIDMQGLLKSAAVARIIGKNTHGFDKNSIRESLAALFYKTTSSVPYEENIIKRNCFVVADALGFEITDAMILNKEPVFPQKKEFSLQGEKKNIAFVIGASWSSKIYPKESVADICNRLQEQCYIIWGNASEKEEAQWICQHSKYATLAPKLTLNELVSFVSSMDLLIGNDTGPTHLAWAQNIPSITLLGPTTTRMIYETPINVGIKSPSNVNILKIDKNDFSIKEIPVEKVTNKAKELLYGL, from the coding sequence ATGAAAAAAGATATTAAAAGTATTGCTATTGTCAGACTCTCCGCACTCGGAGATATAATCAACAGCGCAGTTGTGTTGCAGTTTATTAAAAAAGAGTATCCTGATGCAAAAATAGAGTGGATAAGTGAAGAGATTTTTTCAGAGATTTTACGAGACAACAAACACCTGCATACAGTGCACACTGTCAATCTCAAAAAACTCAAAAAGACAAAAAGTTTTTCCTTGCTGAAAAAAACATTCTCTGCGCTCTCTATGCTGCCCGATTATGATGTTGTCATAGATATGCAAGGACTTTTAAAATCAGCAGCAGTTGCCAGAATCATAGGAAAAAATACCCATGGTTTTGATAAAAATTCAATACGCGAATCTTTGGCCGCACTTTTTTATAAAACAACCTCCTCTGTCCCGTATGAAGAAAATATTATAAAACGCAACTGTTTTGTTGTTGCTGACGCTCTTGGATTTGAGATTACGGATGCTATGATTTTAAACAAAGAACCCGTTTTTCCACAAAAAAAAGAGTTTTCACTACAAGGCGAGAAAAAAAACATTGCTTTTGTGATAGGCGCTTCCTGGTCTTCAAAAATTTATCCCAAAGAGTCTGTTGCAGACATTTGCAACAGACTCCAAGAACAGTGTTACATTATTTGGGGCAATGCATCTGAAAAAGAAGAGGCACAATGGATATGCCAACATTCAAAATATGCAACACTGGCCCCAAAACTCACACTGAACGAGCTTGTATCTTTTGTATCGAGTATGGATCTGCTGATAGGCAATGACACCGGTCCGACACATCTGGCATGGGCGCAAAATATTCCCTCTATTACCCTGCTCGGGCCTACAACAACAAGAATGATCTATGAAACACCGATAAATGTGGGAATAAAATCACCCTCAAACGTCAATATTTTAAAAATAGACAAGAACGATTTTTCTATAAAAGAAATTCCTGTAGA
- the hisH gene encoding imidazole glycerol phosphate synthase subunit HisH: MIAIIDYNMGNLASVKNAFAKLGQETVVESNPDKFKEYDKLILPGVGAFGDAMQHLHERNMVESIKEFAKSGKPMLGICLGMQLLFENSEEFGKHEGLGLIKGSVVKFDTQKFNEPLKVPHMGWNRMFTKEHPLFAGLDDEHYLYFVHTYHVTCKDESDIIGETYYGYKFTSAVAHGNIMGIQPHPEKSHKNGLKILENFIQL; this comes from the coding sequence ATGATAGCAATAATTGATTATAACATGGGAAATCTGGCAAGTGTGAAAAATGCCTTTGCCAAGCTTGGACAAGAAACAGTAGTTGAGAGTAATCCTGATAAATTTAAAGAGTATGACAAGCTGATATTGCCCGGTGTCGGTGCTTTTGGTGATGCGATGCAGCATTTGCATGAACGGAATATGGTAGAGTCTATAAAGGAGTTTGCAAAGAGTGGCAAACCGATGCTTGGCATATGTCTGGGAATGCAGCTTTTGTTTGAAAATTCCGAAGAGTTTGGCAAACATGAAGGGCTCGGGCTTATAAAAGGCAGTGTTGTAAAATTTGATACACAAAAATTCAATGAGCCTTTAAAAGTTCCGCATATGGGATGGAACAGGATGTTTACAAAAGAGCATCCTTTGTTTGCAGGACTGGATGATGAGCATTATCTTTATTTTGTCCATACATATCATGTTACATGTAAAGATGAGAGTGACATTATCGGAGAAACATATTATGGCTATAAATTTACTTCTGCCGTTGCCCACGGTAATATAATGGGAATACAGCCGCATCCTGAAAAAAGCCATAAAAACGGTTTGAAAATTTTAGAAAACTTTATACAACTGTAA